In Amycolatopsis coloradensis, one genomic interval encodes:
- a CDS encoding sedoheptulose 7-phosphate cyclase — translation MPKSPIPAGDAKEDSAPEAIAPPAPRKPITPQKIAPATDGVSWHVKASQPVNYEVRVCQDVFDPNRTDLLHAGSPGGNRTQRRFVVVDETVDRLYGPAIRQYFDHHGVTYEIMVIQAGDVHKEIEVVLRLVERLDAFGIDRRREPVIVVGGGVVMDIVGLAASLYRRGTPFVRVPTTLVGLIDAGVGVKTGVNFNGHKNQLGTYSAATLTLLDRGFLSTLSRRHISNGLAEILKVGLIKDEALFGLLERHGRLVLNENFQGRSPEGADAATAILEAAITGMLEELEPNLWEETLERSMDYGHTFSPAVEMLGLPSMLHGEAVCLDMALSTALACRRGLVNEDECGRVFSVMSDLELPTWSPLHTPEVLGSALHATVRRRDGQQRLPLPVGIGNTVFVNDVSDEELVAAIEFQREMATCSSTEVA, via the coding sequence ATGCCGAAATCGCCAATTCCAGCCGGTGACGCGAAAGAGGACAGCGCGCCGGAAGCCATTGCGCCACCCGCGCCGCGAAAGCCGATCACGCCACAGAAGATCGCACCCGCGACGGACGGGGTCTCTTGGCATGTCAAGGCTTCCCAGCCGGTCAACTACGAAGTCCGTGTTTGCCAGGACGTTTTCGATCCCAACCGAACAGACCTCCTCCACGCGGGCAGCCCCGGCGGGAACCGGACACAGCGCCGGTTCGTCGTCGTGGACGAGACCGTCGACAGACTGTACGGACCGGCGATAAGGCAGTATTTTGATCACCACGGCGTCACCTACGAGATCATGGTGATCCAGGCAGGCGACGTACACAAAGAGATCGAAGTCGTATTGCGTCTCGTGGAGCGACTCGACGCCTTCGGGATCGATCGCAGGCGCGAGCCGGTCATCGTGGTGGGTGGCGGTGTCGTGATGGACATCGTGGGCCTCGCCGCCAGCCTCTACCGCCGCGGAACGCCGTTCGTCAGGGTTCCGACGACCCTGGTCGGTTTGATCGACGCCGGGGTGGGTGTCAAGACCGGAGTGAACTTCAACGGTCACAAGAACCAGCTGGGCACGTATTCGGCGGCGACGCTCACCCTGCTCGACCGCGGCTTTCTCTCGACACTGAGCCGTCGGCACATCAGCAACGGGCTCGCCGAGATCCTGAAAGTCGGCCTGATCAAGGACGAAGCACTCTTCGGCCTTCTCGAGCGGCACGGCCGGCTGGTCCTGAACGAGAACTTCCAGGGCCGGTCACCCGAGGGAGCCGACGCCGCCACCGCCATCCTCGAAGCAGCGATCACCGGCATGCTGGAGGAGCTCGAACCGAATCTTTGGGAAGAAACGCTGGAACGCAGCATGGACTACGGGCACACTTTCAGCCCGGCCGTCGAGATGCTCGGCCTTCCCTCGATGCTGCACGGCGAAGCCGTATGTCTCGACATGGCGCTGAGTACCGCCCTCGCCTGCCGCCGCGGACTCGTGAACGAGGACGAGTGCGGACGAGTGTTCTCGGTGATGTCCGATCTCGAGCTGCCCACCTGGAGCCCTTTGCACACGCCGGAAGTTCTGGGGAGCGCACTGCACGCGACGGTCCGGCGGCGCGACGGGCAGCAGCGACTGCCGCTGCCCGTCGGCAT